The following proteins come from a genomic window of Aricia agestis chromosome 19, ilAriAges1.1, whole genome shotgun sequence:
- the LOC121736585 gene encoding BCL2/adenovirus E1B 19 kDa protein-interacting protein 3 isoform X1, with amino-acid sequence MLEPLSAAAVDELESWVELNSGGILGAEGEYLRLLREAQRESRESSAKGSPKSPPNSPNLEPSTEDELKGVYINCWRDDSNDWVWEWSSRPDQLPPKDWRFKHPVSSKGPPSATSSIEVLEQQLAAPAMQPSHCLSVRRACLFSRGAVAAVLVTNLVSLLLGAGIGVWLSRRGMLPPRLIVLN; translated from the exons ATGCTGGAGCCGTTGAGCGCGGCCGCGGTGGATGAACTCG AATCGTGGGTGGAGCTGAACTCTGGTGGTATCCTGGGCGCGGAGGGCGAGTACCTGCGGCTCCTGAGGGAGGCGCAGCGTGAGAGCCGCGAGTCCTCCGCCAAGGGCAG CCCAAAATCACCCCCGAACAGCCCGAATCTGGAGCCGTCGACCGAGGATGAgctgaaaggagtttatatcAACTGCTGGAGG GATGACTCTAACGACTGGGTGTGGGAATGGAGCAGCCGGCCTGACCAGTTACCGCCAAA GGACTGGCGCTTCAAGCACCCGGTGAGCTCGAAGGGCCCGCCGTCCGCGACGTCGTCCATCGAGGTGCTGGAGCAGCAGCTCGCGGCGCCGGCGATGCAGCCGTCCCACTGTCTGTCGGTGCGGCGCGCCTGCCTGTTCTCCCGCGGCGCGGTCGCGGCGGTGCTCGTCACCAACCTCGTCTCCCTGCTGCTCGGCGCCGGCATCGG CGTGTGGCTGAGCCGGAGAGGCATGCTGCCGCCGCGGCTGATCGTCCTCAACTGA
- the LOC121736585 gene encoding BCL2/adenovirus E1B 19 kDa protein-interacting protein 3 isoform X2, with amino-acid sequence MATRKFNTIEDLSESWVELNSGGILGAEGEYLRLLREAQRESRESSAKGSPKSPPNSPNLEPSTEDELKGVYINCWRDDSNDWVWEWSSRPDQLPPKDWRFKHPVSSKGPPSATSSIEVLEQQLAAPAMQPSHCLSVRRACLFSRGAVAAVLVTNLVSLLLGAGIGVWLSRRGMLPPRLIVLN; translated from the exons AATCGTGGGTGGAGCTGAACTCTGGTGGTATCCTGGGCGCGGAGGGCGAGTACCTGCGGCTCCTGAGGGAGGCGCAGCGTGAGAGCCGCGAGTCCTCCGCCAAGGGCAG CCCAAAATCACCCCCGAACAGCCCGAATCTGGAGCCGTCGACCGAGGATGAgctgaaaggagtttatatcAACTGCTGGAGG GATGACTCTAACGACTGGGTGTGGGAATGGAGCAGCCGGCCTGACCAGTTACCGCCAAA GGACTGGCGCTTCAAGCACCCGGTGAGCTCGAAGGGCCCGCCGTCCGCGACGTCGTCCATCGAGGTGCTGGAGCAGCAGCTCGCGGCGCCGGCGATGCAGCCGTCCCACTGTCTGTCGGTGCGGCGCGCCTGCCTGTTCTCCCGCGGCGCGGTCGCGGCGGTGCTCGTCACCAACCTCGTCTCCCTGCTGCTCGGCGCCGGCATCGG CGTGTGGCTGAGCCGGAGAGGCATGCTGCCGCCGCGGCTGATCGTCCTCAACTGA